A genomic region of Anas acuta chromosome 1, bAnaAcu1.1, whole genome shotgun sequence contains the following coding sequences:
- the CCDC89 gene encoding coiled-coil domain-containing protein 89: MAQKEREAGMGSPTSDPELDRDEEDLTKGLEVLCEGPEEEKSEKALLRARLEEQHRLICMLKKKADDARKRCKGLEQLNMELEKLRLEDAVKLKVQSQRIQHLEGLFTDLASNHEKMIYFKNEHKKQNTQLREENQRLRQENEALFSQTVQEKEAEVFQLAAQARNLSQQLDSLHEKCAYESRRAQEREKELLEAQSQQANAHASEVDLLKQQLQCLQEEHQQVAARVEDGENQQKAQDSELQAKLERANEEKEQLLNLAMERGKALQDKQQEIMQLGRRLESAERARLRAEKRFMKGAAANYDRMLQELQQELESSKQAYSELSLQFDAYKKHSMDLLAKEKELNVKLRHFKV; the protein is encoded by the coding sequence ATGGCTcagaaggagagagaagcagGGATGGGCAGCCCCACAAGCGATCCAGAGTTGGACAGGGACGAGGAAGATCTGACAAAAGGCCTGGAGGTGCTCTGCGAAGGCCCTGAAGAGGAGAAGAGTGAGAAGGCTCTGCTGCGGGCGCGCCTGGAGGAACAGCATCGCCTTATCTGCAtgctgaagaagaaagcagatgaCGCACGCAAGCGCTGCAAAGGCCTGGAGCAGCTCAACatggagctggagaagctgaGGCTGGAGGACGCCGTGAAACTGAAGGTGCAGAGCCAACGCATCCAGCACTTGGAGGGGCTCTTCACGGACCTGGCCAGCAACCACGAGAAAATGATCTACTTCAAGAACgagcacaagaagcagaacaCACAGCTGCGGGAGGAGAATCAGCGCCTGCGGCAGGAGAACGAGGCTCTCTTCAGCCAAACCGTCCAGGAGAAGGAAGCCGAAGTGTTCCAGCTCGCTGCCCAGGCCCGAAATCTCTCGCAGCAGTTGGACTCCTTACATGAGAAATGTGCTTACGAGAGTCGCAGAGCCCAGGAGCGtgaaaaggagctgctggaagctcagagccagcaggcGAACGCCCACGCCTCGGAGGTTGAtttgctgaagcagcagctgcagtgcctcCAGGAGGAGCACCAACAAGTCGCTGCGCGGGTAGAGGACGGAGAGAACCAGCAGAAGGCTCAGGACAGCGAGCTGCAGGCCAAGCTGGAGAGGGCAAACGAGGAGAAAGAGCAGCTGCTGAACCTGGCCATGGAGAGGGGCAAAGCCCTGCAGGACAAGCAGCAGGAGATCatgcagctggggaggaggcTGGAGAGCGCGGAGAGGGCCAGGCTGCGAGCAGAAAAGCGCTTTATGAAAGGCGCAGCAGCAAACTATGATCGGATGCTCCAGGAGCTCCAGCAGGAGCTAGAGAGCAGCAAGCAGGCGTACAGCGAGCTCTCGCTGCAGTTTGATGCCTACAAAAAGCACAGCATGGATTTACTGGCCAAAGAGAAAGAGCTCAACGTCAAACTCCGTCACTTTAAGGTGTGA